In Gracilimonas sp., a single window of DNA contains:
- a CDS encoding ABC transporter permease, which yields MFKNYLKTAFRSFKRHKSSFLINVIGLSIGMACSILILLWVLDELNYDRFHADSDQIYQVMEHQVYSDNMFTTQSTPGILSPALKDEVPEFQYVSTYTWNMEYLFTNEEKSFKENGIYARPDFFHILDFKILHGNKDELITSPKSVVISKELAIKYFGDENALGNSIIINGDEAHTVTGVFEKFPENSTFRFDYVLPFEDWLENNSWATDWGNNGPRTIAKLYPGVDVSALNTKINDFIKERNENSNVDLFVYPFADQYLYGQFEQGEVVGGRIEYVRLFTVVAIFILLIACINFMNLSTAKATKRAKEVGIRKSIGATKGSLIGQFIGESMIITFFSLLVSVFLVELSLPVFNALTDKVIEVNYLEPSLLMMFIGTALFTGLVAGSYPAFYLSSFEAVKTLKGTLKLSGGEIFARKGLVVFQFTLSVILIISTIIVYQQIQYTQSKNLGYQKENLITFTVEGDIDNQWDTFQSQLLDIPGVTAASRASASFMGRNSNTSGLSWPGMDPDTRVLFENVSTDYGLIETMGFELIAGRTHSEEFGADTARIVINETAAAIIGMENPVGEYITLWGDETEIIGLVRDFHFQNLRHEVEPLFFRLAPENTWKAYARVQSDNIQNTLAEMEQVYKQFNPDYPFGYEFMDEQYAALYRSEQRIGDLAKYFSIFAIIISCLGLFGLSAFTAEQRAKEIGVRKVLGASVQNLVMLLTKDFTKLVIIAITIAIPTSWYLMNGWLADFAYSSGMQWWVFAASGVLAVIIAWLTVSWQSIKAALVNPVQSLKSE from the coding sequence ATGTTTAAAAATTATTTAAAAACCGCCTTTCGCAGCTTTAAGCGACACAAAAGCTCATTTCTTATCAATGTTATCGGCCTCTCTATTGGGATGGCATGCAGTATCCTCATTTTGCTTTGGGTGCTGGATGAATTGAATTACGATCGTTTCCACGCCGACAGTGATCAGATCTATCAGGTCATGGAGCATCAGGTTTATTCGGATAATATGTTCACCACGCAATCCACACCCGGTATTTTGTCTCCGGCTCTAAAAGATGAAGTACCTGAATTCCAGTATGTATCTACCTATACCTGGAACATGGAATACCTGTTCACCAATGAAGAAAAATCATTTAAGGAAAACGGGATATATGCCCGGCCTGACTTCTTCCATATCCTGGATTTTAAAATTCTGCATGGTAATAAAGATGAACTGATTACAAGCCCAAAGTCTGTCGTAATCTCAAAAGAATTGGCAATAAAATATTTCGGGGATGAAAATGCCCTCGGAAATTCCATCATCATTAATGGAGATGAGGCACATACCGTAACCGGAGTGTTTGAGAAATTCCCGGAAAACTCCACCTTTCGATTTGATTATGTACTCCCTTTTGAAGATTGGCTGGAGAATAATTCATGGGCAACAGATTGGGGAAATAACGGCCCAAGAACTATCGCCAAATTGTACCCCGGGGTAGATGTATCCGCTTTAAATACCAAAATCAATGATTTCATCAAGGAGCGAAACGAGAATTCAAATGTAGATCTCTTTGTCTATCCTTTTGCTGATCAATATTTGTATGGCCAATTTGAACAGGGAGAAGTTGTTGGCGGAAGAATTGAATATGTAAGGCTTTTTACTGTTGTGGCCATTTTCATACTGCTGATCGCCTGCATCAACTTCATGAATTTAAGTACAGCAAAAGCTACAAAGCGGGCTAAAGAAGTAGGCATCCGAAAATCTATCGGAGCTACCAAGGGCTCATTGATTGGGCAGTTTATTGGAGAATCAATGATTATTACATTTTTCTCGCTGCTGGTTTCGGTCTTCCTGGTTGAACTGAGCTTACCCGTTTTCAATGCATTGACGGATAAAGTCATTGAAGTAAATTATCTCGAACCTTCACTATTGATGATGTTCATAGGGACCGCCCTGTTCACCGGCTTGGTTGCCGGAAGTTATCCCGCTTTCTATCTCTCCTCTTTTGAAGCGGTAAAAACGCTGAAAGGCACCCTTAAACTTTCAGGCGGTGAGATTTTTGCCCGAAAAGGACTGGTAGTTTTCCAGTTTACGCTGTCAGTGATCCTGATTATTTCTACTATCATCGTCTATCAGCAGATTCAGTATACCCAAAGCAAAAACCTGGGTTACCAAAAAGAAAATCTAATTACGTTTACCGTTGAAGGAGATATAGATAACCAGTGGGATACGTTTCAAAGTCAACTTCTTGACATTCCGGGGGTTACCGCAGCTTCGCGGGCAAGTGCTTCTTTCATGGGGCGAAATTCCAATACCTCCGGGCTTTCCTGGCCGGGCATGGACCCGGATACACGGGTCTTATTTGAAAATGTAAGTACCGACTATGGGTTGATTGAAACAATGGGATTTGAATTAATCGCCGGACGAACGCATTCTGAAGAATTCGGAGCCGATACCGCTCGTATCGTAATTAATGAAACAGCAGCAGCTATCATAGGCATGGAGAATCCGGTAGGAGAATATATTACCCTATGGGGAGATGAGACGGAAATTATCGGGTTGGTAAGAGATTTTCATTTTCAAAACTTGCGACACGAAGTCGAGCCCTTATTCTTCCGCTTGGCACCTGAAAACACTTGGAAAGCGTACGCTCGGGTTCAATCTGACAACATTCAAAATACCTTGGCAGAAATGGAACAAGTGTATAAACAATTCAATCCGGATTACCCCTTTGGATACGAATTCATGGATGAACAGTATGCGGCTCTTTACCGCAGTGAACAGCGTATTGGAGATCTTGCTAAATATTTCTCCATCTTCGCTATTATTATTTCCTGCCTTGGATTATTCGGGTTATCTGCATTTACGGCCGAACAACGAGCCAAAGAAATCGGTGTGCGAAAAGTGCTGGGGGCTTCCGTTCAAAATCTTGTAATGCTCCTTACTAAAGATTTTACCAAACTGGTTATTATTGCAATTACAATTGCCATCCCTACCTCGTGGTACCTTATGAATGGATGGCTTGCTGATTTTGCCTACAGCTCAGGAATGCAGTGGTGGGTTTTTGCAGCTTCCGGGGTTTTAGCGGTCATCATTGCCTGGCTGACAGTTAGCTGGCAATCGATTAAAGCCGCACTGGTGAATCCTGTCCAGAGTTTGAAGAGTGAGTGA
- a CDS encoding efflux RND transporter periplasmic adaptor subunit has translation MDRKIEKKTWTLKRILMISGIIAFVSLSIYAFWFMDIRSTLNVERDKITISEVREDTFQEFIQVTGAVQPIQTIYLDAIEGGVVQEVFLESGTIVEEGDTILTLTNSSLQLQVMQQTSGLYDQINNVRNSRLNLEQNTLRLQEQLANAKSQMEILKAQYERQQKLIERDLISEEEFLTTKENYEYQKRRYELTYESFKKDSVQTITQMRQLNNSEQRMFQNLEAVQQILNNLAVTAPISGQLSTIELNQGQSISSGERIGQVDILDSYKVRVAIDEYHLSRIVQGLNGSFTFDGQTHELVITKIYPVINNGQFEVDMEFVGEAPQNLRRGQTLRIRLELGESASAIQIPRGGFYQTTGGNWVFVVKEDERKAYRRDIRLGRQNPEYFEVQFGLEPGEKVITSSYDTFGDNEVLVLE, from the coding sequence ATGGATCGAAAAATTGAGAAGAAGACCTGGACGCTAAAACGCATCCTGATGATATCCGGCATAATTGCTTTCGTAAGTTTGAGCATTTATGCTTTTTGGTTTATGGATATACGCTCTACCCTGAATGTTGAACGGGATAAGATTACCATATCAGAAGTCCGGGAAGACACCTTTCAGGAATTCATACAAGTAACCGGGGCGGTTCAACCTATACAGACCATTTACCTGGATGCTATTGAGGGTGGAGTGGTTCAGGAAGTATTCCTCGAATCCGGAACGATAGTGGAAGAAGGCGATACTATTTTAACGCTTACCAATTCCAGCCTGCAATTACAGGTGATGCAACAAACTTCCGGGCTGTATGATCAAATAAATAACGTCCGGAATTCACGGCTCAATCTGGAGCAAAATACATTACGACTTCAAGAGCAGTTGGCCAATGCAAAATCTCAAATGGAGATCCTTAAAGCTCAGTATGAACGACAACAAAAATTGATTGAGCGCGATTTAATCTCAGAAGAAGAATTTCTAACCACTAAAGAAAATTACGAATATCAGAAACGCCGATATGAATTAACCTATGAGTCATTTAAAAAGGACTCGGTTCAAACCATTACCCAAATGCGTCAGCTTAACAACTCGGAGCAGCGCATGTTTCAAAACCTGGAAGCAGTGCAGCAAATTCTGAACAATTTAGCTGTTACGGCACCCATATCCGGCCAGTTAAGTACTATTGAACTAAACCAAGGGCAGTCCATATCATCCGGTGAGCGCATCGGACAAGTCGATATCCTGGACAGTTATAAAGTGCGAGTAGCCATTGATGAATATCATCTCTCCCGAATTGTACAGGGCCTAAACGGATCGTTTACCTTTGACGGACAAACCCATGAACTGGTGATTACCAAAATTTATCCCGTCATTAATAATGGACAGTTTGAAGTGGATATGGAATTTGTGGGGGAAGCTCCGCAAAACTTACGCCGCGGACAAACATTGAGAATACGCCTGGAATTGGGTGAATCGGCCAGTGCGATACAGATTCCCAGAGGCGGATTTTATCAAACCACCGGAGGAAACTGGGTATTTGTAGTTAAAGAAGATGAGAGGAAAGCGTACCGAAGAGATATTAGATTAGGTCGGCAGAATCCTGAGTACTTTGAAGTGCAGTTTGGGCTGGAGCCGGGTGAGAAAGTAATTACATCGAGTTACGACACTTTTGGAGATAATGAAGTTTTAGTGCTGGAGTAG
- a CDS encoding sigma-54 dependent transcriptional regulator, translating to MAKTMKKTGRILVVDDDTDVLNAARLYLKQHVEKVDVESNPKLIPALMKEYDYDVILLDMNFHEDVSSGEEGFYWLEKILEDDPEMAVVLITAYGDVEKAVQAVKKGASDFVLKPWQNEKLLTTVTSAMNLSRSKRDSQRLRTQNAALKADMEQPYQNIIGKSRAMEQVFQTIEKVAKTDANVLITGENGTGKELVARALHRRSNRNDNAFITVDMGALSESLFESELFGHEKGAFTDAKESRAGRFEIATGGTLFLDEIGNLPIQLQPKLLSALQTHEIRRIGSNKMIKIDIRLICATNVALAEMVEKKEFRQDLLYRINTIEIKLPPLRERTEDIPLLAEYFLKKYRTKYKKEIMGVTNQAMDHLKEHHWPGNIRELEHAVERAIIMTDEKHLQKGDFLLTSVSGNDRHLPVAGLNLEEVEKTVIRKALDKHEGNISHAADELGLTRASLYRRLEKYGI from the coding sequence ATGGCGAAAACCATGAAAAAAACCGGACGAATTTTAGTTGTTGACGATGATACGGATGTACTGAATGCAGCTCGTCTTTATCTCAAACAACATGTCGAAAAAGTAGATGTGGAGAGCAATCCAAAGCTTATCCCCGCACTGATGAAAGAATATGATTATGATGTTATTCTCCTGGATATGAATTTCCATGAAGATGTAAGCAGCGGTGAGGAAGGGTTTTACTGGCTTGAGAAAATACTGGAAGACGATCCGGAAATGGCGGTGGTTTTAATTACCGCCTATGGAGATGTGGAAAAAGCAGTACAAGCAGTTAAAAAAGGAGCTTCCGATTTTGTATTGAAGCCCTGGCAAAATGAAAAATTGCTTACAACTGTGACTTCTGCGATGAATCTTAGTCGCTCAAAACGGGATTCTCAAAGGCTCCGTACTCAAAATGCAGCTTTGAAAGCAGATATGGAGCAGCCCTATCAAAATATTATAGGTAAAAGCAGGGCGATGGAGCAGGTTTTTCAGACTATTGAAAAAGTAGCGAAGACGGACGCTAACGTGCTCATAACCGGAGAAAACGGAACTGGAAAGGAATTGGTGGCACGGGCTTTACACCGGCGCTCAAACCGAAATGATAATGCCTTTATAACGGTAGATATGGGAGCACTTTCCGAAAGTTTATTTGAAAGTGAATTGTTTGGCCATGAAAAAGGAGCTTTCACTGATGCCAAAGAATCCCGGGCCGGAAGGTTTGAAATTGCTACAGGCGGTACACTTTTCCTGGATGAAATCGGGAATTTACCCATTCAGCTACAGCCTAAATTACTTTCAGCGCTTCAGACGCATGAAATTAGAAGAATAGGGTCTAATAAGATGATCAAAATCGATATAAGGCTGATTTGTGCAACGAACGTAGCACTTGCTGAAATGGTGGAAAAGAAGGAATTCCGACAGGATTTACTCTATCGGATTAACACCATTGAGATTAAACTTCCGCCATTGCGAGAACGTACCGAAGATATTCCTTTATTGGCCGAATATTTCCTGAAAAAATATCGAACCAAATATAAAAAGGAAATTATGGGTGTTACGAATCAGGCGATGGATCATTTGAAGGAACATCACTGGCCGGGGAATATTCGGGAATTGGAACACGCTGTTGAGCGGGCAATCATTATGACCGATGAGAAGCATCTCCAAAAAGGAGATTTCCTGCTAACCTCTGTTTCAGGGAATGACCGCCACCTTCCGGTAGCGGGGTTGAATCTGGAGGAAGTTGAAAAAACAGTGATTCGAAAAGCACTCGATAAACATGAAGGAAATATCTCTCATGCTGCCGATGAGTTGGGCTTGACACGGGCTTCACTGTACCGGAGACTGGAAAAATATGGCATTTAA
- a CDS encoding four helix bundle protein, with protein MAIEIAKELFEIVDKLERMKLYRFADQLRGPGLSMLNNISEGSGSGYKKTFFRYLDIARSSTFENANITIVLQRRGIIKKEKEE; from the coding sequence ATGGCAATTGAAATTGCTAAAGAATTATTTGAGATAGTAGATAAATTGGAAAGAATGAAGCTTTATAGATTTGCAGACCAACTCAGAGGTCCAGGATTGAGTATGTTAAACAATATATCAGAAGGGTCCGGTTCAGGATATAAGAAAACCTTTTTTCGCTATTTAGATATTGCGAGGAGTTCGACTTTTGAAAATGCGAACATCACCATCGTACTTCAAAGAAGGGGAATCATTAAGAAAGAAAAAGAAGAATAA
- a CDS encoding amidohydrolase family protein, giving the protein MKIYLTFFTLLFAFTFSYAQDDWDVTNPDLGDSTELNFTTDEGTWMNLDVSPDGNQIVFDLLGDIYIMPITGGQATLLRGGNAYEIQPRFSPDGSKILFTSDAGGGDNIWMMDADGQNATQITEENFRLLNNAVWTPDGEYIIAKKHFSSTRSLGAGEIWMYHKSGGSGIQLVEKANEQQDIGEPWVSPDGRYIYYSQDVYPGGYFQYNKDPNSQIYAIKRYDREEGDIETVTGGNGGAVRSQISPNGETLAFVRRVRTKSVLFLRDLHTGREWPVYENMSKDQQEAWAIFGVYPNFNWLPDNRHIIAWANGKINKIDTQTGESEIIPFEAESSHNIVEAVRFQQDIAPEEFRVKAVRQLRTSADGRTLVWSAAGHLWSKMLPDGTPKRVTNSDNFEFEPSFSPDGESVVYVSWNDEDMGAINIVELNEGPQPATPRKITSDKGIYREPSFSPDGNTIVFRKESGNGQQGFVHTLNPGIYTIPTSGGSATMVTDEGALPQFNPEGDRIYYQSGGYIFGAINKSYKSVNLQGEDERTHFTSSYGHEFAPSPDGNWMAFSNLHKVYLAPIPKTGKTIELNPNTKSIPVKQVSSEAGYHMHWSSDSEKIHWTLGEEYFTVDLKDTFEFVEGAPDSLPEPPTQGQKLELDLESYVPEGIIAFTNARIITMKGDTVIESGSIVVDGNRISAIGTDVEVPANAKVIDASGKTIMPGIVDVHAHVGNFRLGVSPQQQWEYFANLAYGVTTVHDPSSNSEMIFSHSEAIKAGNMVGPRVFSTGVILYGADGSIKTEINSYEDALFALKRTKAWGAFSVKSYNQPRREQRQQVIKAAKELEMLVVPEGGSTFTHNMSMILDGHTGIEHNVPVVPLYKDVQELWGASETGYTPTHVVNYGSMSGEYYWYQKTNVWENERLLTFTPRSVIDPRSRHRTMIPDEEYENGHILTAESDKLLADAGVKVNLGAHGQLQGLGAHWELWMFEQGGMTNMEALRVATLNGAHYLGMDHEIGSLEVGKLADLVVLDENPLEDIRNTNSVTHTMVNGRLFDAATMNEVGNQERERLPFWWERDGYDERFDWHANSIAPAGLQCTCFGAH; this is encoded by the coding sequence AGGCGGTGATAATATTTGGATGATGGATGCTGATGGCCAAAATGCTACACAAATAACCGAAGAAAATTTCAGATTATTAAACAATGCCGTTTGGACCCCTGATGGAGAATACATCATTGCTAAAAAACATTTTTCATCAACCCGCTCCTTGGGTGCCGGTGAAATATGGATGTATCACAAAAGTGGGGGAAGTGGAATTCAATTAGTTGAAAAGGCCAATGAACAACAGGATATAGGCGAGCCATGGGTTTCTCCTGATGGACGTTACATATATTATAGTCAGGATGTATATCCGGGCGGATATTTTCAGTATAACAAAGACCCAAACAGCCAAATTTATGCCATAAAACGATACGATCGTGAGGAAGGAGATATTGAAACCGTAACCGGCGGAAATGGTGGGGCCGTTCGCTCCCAGATTTCTCCTAATGGTGAAACACTAGCTTTTGTCCGTCGGGTTCGCACCAAATCTGTTTTATTTTTGAGGGATCTGCATACCGGACGAGAATGGCCTGTTTATGAAAATATGAGCAAAGACCAGCAGGAAGCATGGGCCATTTTTGGAGTATATCCCAACTTTAACTGGCTGCCTGACAATCGGCACATTATCGCCTGGGCTAACGGTAAAATCAACAAAATTGATACACAGACCGGTGAGTCTGAAATCATTCCATTTGAAGCTGAGTCTTCACATAACATTGTAGAAGCTGTTCGTTTTCAACAGGATATTGCACCGGAAGAGTTTCGTGTAAAGGCTGTTCGTCAACTTAGAACTTCAGCCGATGGTCGAACTTTGGTATGGAGTGCAGCAGGGCATCTTTGGAGTAAAATGCTACCCGATGGCACCCCGAAACGAGTTACCAACTCCGATAATTTTGAATTTGAGCCCTCTTTCTCTCCGGATGGAGAATCAGTGGTTTATGTTTCCTGGAATGATGAAGATATGGGGGCTATAAACATAGTAGAATTGAATGAAGGGCCACAGCCTGCAACCCCAAGAAAAATAACTTCCGATAAAGGTATTTACCGGGAACCTTCTTTTTCTCCGGATGGCAACACTATTGTCTTCCGGAAAGAAAGCGGAAATGGCCAACAGGGATTTGTTCACACCCTAAACCCCGGAATTTATACCATTCCAACCAGCGGCGGTTCTGCAACTATGGTCACTGATGAAGGAGCCTTGCCCCAGTTCAACCCTGAAGGCGATCGTATTTATTACCAATCAGGCGGATATATTTTTGGAGCCATCAATAAATCATACAAAAGTGTGAACCTGCAGGGAGAAGATGAACGCACCCACTTCACCTCCAGTTACGGACATGAATTTGCGCCAAGTCCTGATGGAAACTGGATGGCTTTTTCCAACCTCCACAAAGTATATTTAGCACCTATCCCTAAAACCGGAAAAACAATAGAACTGAATCCTAACACCAAATCTATCCCGGTAAAACAGGTGTCTTCAGAAGCCGGATATCATATGCATTGGTCTTCCGACAGCGAAAAAATTCACTGGACCCTCGGTGAAGAATATTTTACCGTAGATTTAAAAGATACTTTTGAATTTGTTGAAGGGGCACCGGATTCATTGCCGGAACCTCCCACCCAAGGACAAAAGCTGGAACTGGATTTAGAAAGTTACGTCCCTGAAGGAATCATCGCTTTCACCAACGCCAGGATTATCACCATGAAAGGCGATACTGTAATTGAAAGCGGCTCAATTGTGGTTGACGGAAATCGAATTTCTGCAATTGGAACCGATGTTGAAGTCCCCGCCAATGCTAAAGTAATTGATGCCTCCGGAAAAACTATTATGCCGGGTATTGTTGATGTTCATGCCCATGTTGGAAATTTTCGATTGGGTGTCAGCCCGCAGCAACAGTGGGAGTATTTTGCAAACCTGGCTTACGGCGTTACCACCGTTCATGACCCTTCTTCCAATTCTGAAATGATTTTCTCTCATTCCGAAGCCATCAAGGCAGGGAATATGGTTGGGCCTCGCGTTTTTTCTACCGGAGTGATTTTATACGGAGCTGATGGATCCATCAAAACCGAGATTAACAGTTATGAAGATGCCCTGTTTGCATTAAAACGAACGAAAGCATGGGGAGCTTTTTCTGTGAAAAGCTATAACCAACCAAGACGTGAACAACGTCAACAAGTTATTAAAGCCGCCAAAGAGCTGGAGATGCTGGTAGTTCCCGAAGGAGGTTCCACATTCACTCATAACATGAGTATGATTTTGGATGGCCATACCGGAATTGAGCACAATGTCCCTGTTGTTCCGCTTTACAAAGATGTGCAAGAACTTTGGGGCGCCAGTGAAACCGGTTATACACCTACACATGTTGTCAATTACGGAAGTATGAGTGGAGAGTATTATTGGTATCAAAAAACCAATGTCTGGGAAAATGAGCGACTCCTCACATTTACTCCGCGAAGTGTAATAGATCCCCGTTCACGCCATCGCACCATGATTCCTGATGAGGAATACGAAAACGGACATATTCTCACCGCCGAATCTGATAAACTACTTGCCGATGCCGGTGTTAAAGTAAACCTTGGTGCTCACGGTCAGCTTCAAGGACTTGGCGCTCATTGGGAACTCTGGATGTTTGAACAAGGTGGAATGACCAATATGGAGGCTTTAAGAGTAGCTACATTAAATGGAGCACACTACCTTGGAATGGATCACGAAATTGGTTCTCTTGAGGTTGGCAAGCTTGCTGACTTGGTTGTACTTGATGAAAATCCGCTGGAAGATATTCGCAATACTAACTCTGTGACTCATACCATGGTGAATGGCCGGTTATTTGATGCCGCCACTATGAATGAAGTGGGCAATCAAGAACGCGAACGACTGCCTTTCTGGTGGGAACGTGACGGTTATGATGAGCGCTTCGACTGGCATGCCAATTCCATAGCTCCGGCCGGATTGCAGTGTACTTGCTTTGGTGCTCACTAA
- a CDS encoding ABC transporter ATP-binding protein — protein MIKTKNLKKVYTTEEVETTALSNVNLEINEGEFVAIMGPSGCGKSTLLNIMGLLDNPTDGEYHFLDHEISTHSERERAQLRKGNIGFIFQSFNLIDELTVFENVELPLLYLGVDSAERKEKVETALERMGMMHRRNHFPQQLSGGQQQRVAIARAVVANAKLILADEPTGNLDSDHGDEVMKLLAELNEAGTTIVMVTHSPHDADYARRVIHLFDGHVVTENMQEGFHV, from the coding sequence ATGATTAAAACCAAGAACCTTAAAAAAGTTTACACTACTGAAGAGGTAGAAACCACAGCCTTGAGCAACGTAAACCTCGAAATAAATGAAGGGGAATTTGTAGCTATTATGGGTCCTTCGGGATGCGGGAAATCTACCCTGCTGAATATTATGGGGCTGCTGGATAATCCCACTGATGGAGAATATCATTTTCTGGATCACGAAATCTCAACTCATTCAGAACGGGAACGAGCCCAGCTTCGTAAAGGAAATATCGGTTTCATTTTCCAGAGCTTTAACCTGATTGACGAACTCACGGTATTTGAAAATGTGGAACTTCCGCTGCTGTATCTGGGTGTTGATTCTGCTGAACGAAAAGAAAAAGTGGAAACGGCATTAGAAAGAATGGGCATGATGCATCGCCGTAATCACTTTCCCCAACAGCTTTCGGGTGGACAGCAACAGCGCGTTGCCATTGCTCGTGCCGTGGTAGCCAATGCCAAACTCATTCTCGCTGATGAGCCGACCGGTAACCTGGATTCTGACCACGGTGATGAAGTCATGAAGCTCCTCGCAGAACTCAATGAAGCCGGAACTACCATTGTGATGGTAACCCACTCCCCCCACGACGCCGACTACGCCCGACGCGTAATCCACTTATTCGATGGCCACGTAGTGACCGAGAATATGCAGGAAGGGTTTCATGTTTAG
- a CDS encoding four helix bundle protein, translating into MRDFRKLSVWKKSHQLTLAIYKSTVFYPKEEMYGLTNQMRRSASSVPSNIAEGCGRNTQSQLAHFLNIGMGSASELEYQLILSKDLGFINDQIFKEHTMQVTEVKRMLTSLHQKVSSD; encoded by the coding sequence ATGAGAGATTTTCGAAAACTTTCGGTTTGGAAAAAGAGCCATCAGTTAACATTGGCGATTTATAAATCCACAGTTTTTTATCCAAAAGAAGAAATGTATGGGTTGACCAATCAGATGCGTAGATCTGCTTCATCTGTTCCGTCAAACATTGCAGAAGGGTGCGGTAGAAACACTCAATCGCAATTGGCTCATTTCTTGAATATTGGAATGGGATCAGCATCAGAATTAGAATATCAGTTGATACTATCCAAAGACTTGGGATTTATAAACGACCAAATTTTCAAAGAACACACTATGCAGGTGACCGAGGTAAAACGAATGTTGACCTCACTTCACCAGAAAGTAAGCAGTGACTAA
- a CDS encoding HAMP domain-containing sensor histidine kinase, translated as MSFYKNFRIGVIVRILLLATTLLLLMYLILETQYYVSIAILTVVVGGQIVTLIKYLERTNVLLTRFLEAIQYSDFTGSFRNHNLGSNFDELNESFSRVIERFKEERSEKEESIRYLETVVQHIGIGLVCFNGKGEVVLLNTAAKRLFKVATLRKTESLLEISETLYTAVQKLKGGNRSLTRLSIQNETLQLAMYATEFRMRDEAYKLVSFQNIHTELEEKEMEAWQNLTQVLAHEIMNSITPISSLSSTVKMLLEERLSTEKESVELNTEMIEDVTDALNTISNRSQGLMRFVNSYRDFTQIPEPQFDFFKVREVLNRTASLMEMQAKEEGVQINIEVEPESLELTADPHLVEQVLINLVKNAIRVLSEQKDGIIWMRGKIEESGKVIIQIQDNGPGIKKAMSEKVFIPFYTVGGNGKSRGSGIGLSLSRQIMRLHGGSLILNSEKGKGSTFTMRF; from the coding sequence ATGAGCTTTTATAAGAATTTCAGAATCGGAGTCATCGTCCGGATTTTACTGTTGGCAACAACCTTGCTGCTGCTGATGTACCTGATCCTGGAAACCCAGTATTATGTGAGCATAGCAATTCTTACAGTTGTGGTAGGTGGACAGATTGTGACGCTTATCAAATACCTGGAGCGTACAAATGTATTGTTGACTCGTTTTCTGGAAGCTATTCAGTATTCTGATTTCACCGGTTCATTCAGGAATCATAATTTAGGGAGTAATTTCGATGAGCTGAATGAATCTTTCAGCAGAGTGATTGAGCGATTTAAAGAAGAAAGAAGTGAAAAAGAAGAGAGCATTCGTTATTTGGAAACGGTAGTTCAGCACATTGGAATAGGGCTGGTATGTTTTAACGGAAAAGGAGAGGTAGTTTTGTTGAATACTGCCGCCAAACGATTATTTAAAGTGGCTACACTTAGAAAGACTGAGTCATTGTTAGAAATTTCGGAAACGCTCTACACTGCGGTTCAAAAATTAAAGGGAGGAAATCGGAGTCTGACTCGTCTTTCCATCCAAAATGAGACATTGCAATTGGCAATGTATGCTACAGAATTCCGTATGCGGGATGAGGCTTATAAATTGGTTTCATTTCAAAATATTCATACTGAGTTGGAAGAAAAAGAGATGGAAGCATGGCAAAATCTGACTCAGGTTTTGGCACATGAAATTATGAACTCCATTACTCCCATTTCATCACTTTCAAGTACCGTGAAGATGTTGCTGGAAGAGCGCTTAAGCACTGAAAAAGAGTCTGTTGAGCTAAATACAGAAATGATTGAAGATGTTACCGATGCTTTGAATACCATCAGCAATCGAAGCCAGGGCCTGATGCGTTTTGTGAATTCTTATAGAGATTTTACTCAAATTCCTGAACCCCAGTTCGATTTTTTTAAGGTGAGGGAAGTACTGAATCGGACAGCCAGTCTTATGGAAATGCAGGCGAAAGAAGAAGGAGTTCAAATTAATATCGAGGTTGAACCGGAAAGCCTTGAGCTTACGGCTGATCCGCATTTGGTGGAACAGGTACTCATAAATTTAGTGAAGAATGCTATTCGGGTTTTATCAGAACAGAAGGATGGCATAATTTGGATGAGGGGAAAAATAGAAGAATCCGGAAAGGTCATCATTCAAATTCAGGACAATGGCCCGGGGATTAAAAAAGCCATGTCGGAAAAGGTTTTCATTCCCTTTTATACGGTGGGAGGGAATGGGAAATCCAGAGGATCCGGAATTGGATTAAGCCTTTCTCGTCAAATCATGAGACTGCATGGCGGAAGTTTGATTTTAAACTCTGAAAAAGGGAAGGGGTCTACGTTTACTATGCGGTTTTAG